From the genome of Rhizobium leguminosarum, one region includes:
- a CDS encoding AAA family ATPase, whose protein sequence is MKLNALRLHNVKRFAGRGISVEGIADGVNVLSAANEHGKSTCFEALHALFFQPHGGTPKSVQMLRPYSGGNPIVEADITIEAGRYRLTKQFYGGRRASVTDLGSGRLVAQADEAEAFIGDLISGGTAGPAGLLWVRQGVTGIENRSKSEEENDKRVRESLLSSVQGEVEALTGGRRMSAVLEACEDELNRLVTATLRPKAGGRFAAALDDRDRLQAEEARLAKEVEMLHGALDRRRSVQARLSELENSDEEAGRKAAIANAESVLEAAKLHDRELKALDAEAALAVSRRDEAQQAFDRFHAALNRSDELARRFAVTEKELSNAAERRAVSLAESEAATAEVQAAEEEERVNRELLARLEAALRSRHAAERLAEVRQHLEQAEAARRQIEDGEAAHALLAIPADAIERLEALDLKIVGLRAAAEVGLPRLRIDYLKDASGSVSMDRQPLPGGEDKSFAGVARLDIAGVGTLTIHSSRQADQDGALETAEATRQTLLARLGVDSLRAARQRDISARNKQEELGRARQRFADVAPNGIDQLHLDAARFAELSQGPVELDADPEEVLARLADATQRIDLARNRAREASVMRMEAGEAILRAQTEHAKLGQNLEAIAAIIGPEAGRPELQRDLAARLSSAKEQVDAVELRAAPLRRTGRDLAGAEAALARARSVADAAGREIARLREELADLGGQIRTRSDSALEENWSETRDFLAAAREQVKRFETEVAVLDRLRKALTATRAAARDLYLKPVMNELAPLLGLLFDDISITFDGDTLLPQIVRRNGLDEDVDRLSGGMREQLSVLTRLAFARLLARDGRPAPVILDDALVYSDDDRIERMFDALHRQSRDQQILVFSCRQRAFAKLGGNVLTMQPWQPE, encoded by the coding sequence ATGAAACTCAACGCTCTTCGCCTTCACAACGTCAAACGCTTCGCCGGCCGCGGCATATCCGTCGAAGGAATCGCCGACGGCGTCAATGTGCTGAGCGCTGCCAACGAACACGGCAAATCAACCTGTTTCGAGGCGCTGCATGCGCTGTTCTTCCAGCCGCACGGCGGCACGCCAAAGAGCGTGCAGATGCTGCGCCCCTATAGCGGCGGCAATCCGATCGTCGAGGCCGATATCACGATCGAAGCCGGCCGCTACCGCCTGACCAAGCAGTTCTATGGCGGACGGCGCGCCAGCGTCACCGATCTCGGCAGCGGCCGGCTCGTCGCCCAGGCCGACGAGGCCGAGGCTTTCATCGGCGATCTCATTTCCGGCGGAACTGCCGGCCCGGCAGGCCTGCTCTGGGTGCGCCAGGGCGTCACCGGCATCGAAAATCGCAGCAAGAGCGAGGAAGAAAACGACAAGCGGGTGCGCGAAAGCCTGCTGTCTTCAGTGCAAGGCGAGGTGGAGGCGCTGACGGGCGGACGGCGCATGTCGGCAGTGCTCGAAGCCTGCGAGGATGAACTCAATCGCCTGGTCACCGCGACGCTCCGGCCAAAGGCCGGAGGCCGCTTTGCCGCCGCGCTCGACGATCGTGACCGGCTGCAGGCGGAGGAGGCGCGGCTGGCCAAGGAGGTGGAGATGCTGCACGGCGCGCTCGACCGCCGCCGCTCAGTGCAGGCGAGACTCAGCGAACTGGAAAATTCGGACGAAGAGGCCGGCCGGAAGGCGGCGATTGCCAATGCCGAGTCGGTGCTCGAGGCCGCTAAACTGCACGATAGGGAACTCAAGGCACTCGATGCCGAAGCTGCCCTGGCCGTCAGCCGCCGCGATGAAGCGCAGCAGGCATTCGACCGCTTCCACGCGGCATTGAACCGCAGTGACGAACTCGCGCGGCGTTTCGCCGTGACGGAAAAAGAGCTTTCAAATGCAGCCGAGCGACGCGCGGTATCGCTGGCCGAAAGCGAGGCCGCAACGGCGGAGGTTCAGGCAGCCGAAGAGGAAGAGCGGGTAAACCGCGAATTGCTGGCGCGGCTGGAGGCAGCACTCCGTTCACGCCACGCCGCAGAGCGGCTGGCGGAGGTTCGTCAGCATCTCGAACAGGCGGAAGCGGCGCGGCGGCAGATCGAGGACGGAGAGGCTGCGCACGCATTGCTCGCCATTCCAGCCGATGCGATCGAACGGCTCGAAGCGTTGGATCTCAAGATCGTTGGCTTGCGTGCAGCAGCCGAAGTCGGTCTTCCCAGGCTCAGGATCGACTACCTGAAAGACGCCTCCGGATCGGTGAGCATGGATCGCCAACCTTTGCCGGGGGGAGAAGACAAGAGCTTTGCCGGGGTGGCGAGGCTCGACATAGCAGGCGTCGGCACCCTGACGATCCATTCTAGCCGGCAGGCAGATCAGGACGGCGCGCTCGAAACCGCGGAAGCTACGCGCCAAACATTGCTTGCCAGGCTCGGTGTCGACAGTTTGCGGGCGGCGCGACAGCGCGATATTTCCGCCCGGAACAAGCAGGAGGAACTGGGGCGGGCACGCCAGCGGTTCGCCGACGTGGCTCCGAATGGCATCGACCAGCTTCACCTCGATGCCGCACGCTTTGCGGAACTCAGCCAGGGTCCAGTCGAACTCGACGCCGACCCGGAAGAGGTGCTCGCCCGTCTCGCGGATGCGACGCAGCGTATCGACCTGGCGCGAAACCGGGCGCGGGAAGCGTCGGTGATGCGCATGGAGGCCGGCGAGGCAATATTGCGAGCGCAGACGGAGCACGCCAAACTTGGCCAGAACCTCGAGGCCATCGCGGCGATCATCGGTCCCGAAGCCGGCCGACCGGAATTGCAACGGGACCTTGCGGCAAGACTTTCCAGCGCCAAAGAGCAGGTCGATGCTGTCGAACTTCGGGCCGCGCCTTTGCGCAGGACAGGACGGGACCTCGCAGGCGCAGAGGCCGCCCTTGCCAGGGCGCGCTCGGTCGCCGACGCCGCAGGCCGCGAAATTGCCAGGCTTCGCGAAGAGCTTGCCGATCTCGGCGGTCAGATCCGCACCCGCTCGGACAGTGCGCTGGAAGAAAACTGGTCGGAAACGCGGGATTTTCTGGCAGCCGCGCGCGAGCAGGTGAAGCGTTTCGAGACGGAGGTCGCCGTGCTCGATCGCCTGCGCAAGGCGCTGACGGCGACGCGGGCAGCAGCGCGCGACCTTTATCTCAAGCCGGTCATGAACGAACTCGCCCCGCTGCTCGGCCTGCTGTTCGACGACATCTCGATTACCTTCGACGGCGACACCTTGCTGCCGCAGATCGTGCGCCGCAACGGCCTGGACGAGGATGTCGACCGGCTGAGCGGCGGT
- a CDS encoding metallophosphoesterase family protein encodes MFSFLHSSDLHIGKRFGNLPEDLRGRLREARHGVIGRLAGAAREHGAGVILLAGDTFDTETPTPAVLRQALGEMARNTPLRWVLLPGNHDSLLADQLWSAARGVVPDNVILATEAAPLPLGPDVILLPAPCTTRRPGRDLTEWMTGAATPDGSIRIGLAHGPIQEFSEDATATNVIAPNRAALAGLDYMALGDWHGSVAVDARTYYSGAPEPDRFKHDRPGQAMIVSIAGQGAMPTTTAIATASFSWQTLQLPLLASEDGVEALKAALPEPFARRQTLLRVALSGRARLNGRTAMTSLLEQVAPEFAYLEIDTELLGTDCESDDLEIIDRAGPLRDTAELLLAESRDQSRSGDDRGVAREALIRLFSYCEAIDR; translated from the coding sequence ATGTTTTCCTTCCTGCACAGTTCGGACCTTCATATTGGCAAACGATTTGGCAATCTTCCGGAGGATTTGAGAGGGCGCCTGCGCGAGGCCCGGCATGGCGTGATCGGGAGACTCGCCGGTGCGGCACGTGAGCATGGGGCAGGTGTCATCCTGCTCGCAGGCGACACGTTCGATACCGAGACGCCGACGCCTGCCGTGCTTCGCCAAGCGCTTGGCGAGATGGCCCGGAATACGCCGCTACGCTGGGTCCTGCTTCCTGGCAACCACGATTCGCTGCTGGCGGACCAGCTCTGGAGTGCTGCGCGCGGCGTGGTGCCCGACAATGTCATCCTGGCGACGGAAGCGGCGCCCCTTCCGCTTGGACCTGATGTCATCCTGCTGCCGGCGCCTTGCACGACCAGGCGGCCGGGCCGCGACCTGACCGAATGGATGACGGGTGCTGCCACACCGGACGGCTCCATCCGCATCGGCCTCGCACATGGCCCGATCCAGGAATTTTCGGAGGATGCCACGGCCACCAACGTGATTGCACCGAACCGCGCGGCGCTGGCCGGCCTCGATTACATGGCGCTCGGCGATTGGCACGGATCGGTGGCGGTGGACGCCAGAACATATTACAGCGGCGCGCCCGAGCCCGACCGGTTCAAGCATGACCGGCCGGGGCAGGCGATGATCGTTTCCATTGCCGGGCAGGGGGCAATGCCGACGACGACGGCTATCGCGACCGCCAGCTTTTCCTGGCAGACATTGCAGCTTCCGCTGCTGGCATCGGAAGACGGTGTTGAAGCGCTGAAGGCGGCGCTGCCGGAACCGTTCGCGCGGCGACAAACCCTGTTGCGCGTCGCGTTGTCCGGCCGTGCCCGATTGAACGGGCGCACAGCAATGACCAGCCTGCTGGAGCAGGTCGCGCCGGAATTTGCCTATCTGGAGATCGATACGGAACTGCTGGGGACCGATTGCGAGAGCGATGATCTCGAGATCATCGACCGAGCCGGTCCGCTGCGCGATACTGCGGAGTTGCTGCTTGCCGAAAGCCGCGACCAATCCCGCTCGGGCGATGACAGAGGTGTGGCGCGTGAGGCGTTGATCCGCCTGTTTTCCTATTGCGAGGCGATTGATCGATGA
- a CDS encoding acetolactate synthase large subunit has product MIKGSDLLVAALENEGVERIFGIPGEENLDVVESIRKSSIELVLTRHEQAAAFMAATYGRLTGKPGVCLTTLGPGALNLSTGAAYALLGAMPMVMITGQKGILSSRQARFQVVDVVASMKPLTKLARQIVSPQMIPTTVREAFRIAQEERPGPVHLELPEDIAAEECQEVALIAPHQLELPTASDAALDRAAALIAAAKRPLLMFGAAASRPRSTSDIAQFVIRTRIPFFTTQMGKGTVPGGTELYMGTAALSERDYVHEAIEQADLIITIGHDTIEKPPFIMGKGGPKVVHVGYQPATVEQVYFPQSEVIGDIGPSLKALADRLDGKLPNAQALLHLRERILERIAARATEDRFTPQRLVHDIREVMPHDGILALDNGMYKIWFARNYRTRMANTLLLDNALATMGAGLPSAMVASMLYPERRVMAICGDGGFMMNSQELETAVRLKLSLVVLVIEDNAYGMIRWKQAVDEFPDFGMTFGNPDFVKYAESYGAKGTRVDDIGQFKQVLEEAFSGGGVHLVNVPVDYSENERVLVKELRERLPDIL; this is encoded by the coding sequence ATGATCAAAGGCTCCGATCTTCTAGTGGCAGCGCTTGAGAACGAAGGTGTCGAGCGCATTTTCGGCATCCCAGGCGAAGAGAATCTCGACGTCGTCGAATCCATCCGAAAATCGTCGATTGAGCTCGTCCTCACCCGACACGAGCAGGCGGCGGCGTTCATGGCCGCGACCTATGGCCGCCTGACTGGAAAGCCCGGCGTCTGCCTGACAACGCTCGGGCCTGGCGCTCTGAACCTCTCGACAGGTGCCGCCTATGCCTTGCTCGGCGCGATGCCGATGGTGATGATAACCGGCCAGAAGGGGATCCTCTCGTCCCGCCAGGCGCGTTTCCAGGTGGTCGATGTCGTCGCGTCGATGAAGCCGCTGACCAAGCTCGCAAGGCAGATCGTGTCGCCGCAGATGATCCCGACGACGGTCAGGGAGGCGTTCCGCATCGCCCAAGAGGAAAGGCCGGGGCCGGTACATCTGGAGCTTCCGGAAGATATTGCGGCCGAAGAATGCCAGGAAGTGGCACTGATTGCACCGCATCAGCTCGAACTGCCGACGGCGAGCGATGCGGCCCTCGATCGCGCCGCCGCCCTCATCGCCGCAGCCAAACGTCCGCTTCTGATGTTCGGGGCCGCCGCCTCGCGTCCCCGCTCGACATCGGATATTGCGCAGTTTGTGATCCGTACGCGCATTCCGTTCTTTACCACTCAGATGGGGAAGGGAACGGTGCCCGGCGGAACCGAACTTTATATGGGCACCGCCGCGCTGTCGGAGCGGGACTATGTCCACGAGGCCATCGAACAGGCAGACCTTATCATCACGATCGGGCACGACACGATCGAGAAGCCACCCTTCATCATGGGCAAGGGCGGCCCGAAGGTCGTCCATGTCGGATATCAGCCGGCGACCGTCGAGCAGGTCTATTTCCCGCAATCCGAAGTCATCGGCGACATCGGCCCTTCGCTCAAGGCGCTGGCGGATCGCCTCGACGGCAAGCTGCCAAACGCGCAGGCGCTTCTTCATCTCCGCGAGCGCATTCTCGAGCGCATCGCCGCGCGGGCAACAGAAGATCGCTTCACGCCACAGCGGCTGGTTCACGATATAAGAGAGGTGATGCCGCATGACGGCATCCTGGCGCTCGATAACGGCATGTACAAGATCTGGTTCGCGCGGAACTACCGGACGCGGATGGCGAACACGCTGCTGCTCGACAATGCTCTTGCAACGATGGGAGCCGGGCTGCCGTCGGCGATGGTTGCCTCGATGCTATACCCCGAGCGGCGGGTCATGGCGATCTGTGGTGACGGCGGCTTCATGATGAACTCCCAGGAACTCGAGACGGCCGTCAGGCTGAAGCTCAGCCTCGTGGTTCTTGTCATCGAGGACAATGCTTATGGGATGATCCGCTGGAAGCAGGCCGTGGACGAATTCCCGGATTTCGGGATGACCTTCGGCAATCCCGACTTCGTGAAATATGCCGAATCCTATGGCGCCAAGGGAACCAGGGTCGACGATATCGGCCAGTTCAAACAGGTTCTCGAAGAGGCATTCTCCGGAGGTGGCGTCCATCTGGTGAACGTTCCGGTCGACTATTCGGAAAATGAGCGCGTGCTGGTGAAGGAGCTTCGTGAACGGCTCCCTGATATATTGTAG
- a CDS encoding GNAT family N-acetyltransferase — MTLPVWHEEPIAKSHDRASFDCGDAAMNEFIRRFARQSHEQNAAKTFCAIDKAQPDRILGFYTVAPSAVTHEAVPPKLTRGLARHEVAGFKLARLATDIKVAGKGLGGQLIAAAALRCLRLASEGGGILLIIDAKSERAAHWYASYGAEPLQGKPLTLVMPLATFAADFKAKGLL; from the coding sequence GTGACCCTCCCCGTCTGGCATGAAGAGCCGATCGCTAAGTCGCACGATCGGGCCTCATTCGATTGCGGTGATGCGGCAATGAACGAGTTCATTCGGCGCTTCGCTCGGCAGAGCCATGAGCAGAATGCGGCGAAGACCTTCTGCGCTATCGACAAAGCCCAACCTGATCGCATCCTCGGATTCTACACAGTCGCGCCTTCGGCTGTTACGCATGAGGCCGTGCCTCCAAAGCTGACGAGAGGCCTCGCACGCCATGAAGTCGCAGGCTTCAAGCTTGCGCGCTTGGCAACCGACATAAAGGTGGCGGGAAAGGGTTTAGGCGGCCAGCTCATCGCTGCTGCAGCGCTCCGTTGCCTGCGGCTCGCCAGCGAGGGCGGCGGGATCCTGCTCATCATCGATGCCAAGAGCGAACGCGCCGCCCATTGGTATGCCAGCTATGGCGCCGAACCGCTGCAAGGGAAACCGCTCACCCTCGTTATGCCGCTTGCCACCTTCGCCGCCGACTTCAAGGCCAAGGGGCTCTTGTAG
- a CDS encoding DUF1778 domain-containing protein, whose product MPRTADNKTERYQLRIPPKQKAMIARAAALSNKDMADFILDKIVPEAEAVIQAAEVETVSSRDFIRILDLLEHPPKPNAKLRAAISALPDAL is encoded by the coding sequence ATGCCGAGAACCGCGGACAACAAAACCGAACGCTACCAGCTGCGTATCCCGCCAAAGCAGAAGGCAATGATCGCGCGCGCGGCTGCCCTCTCGAACAAGGATATGGCCGATTTCATTCTCGATAAGATAGTACCTGAAGCCGAAGCCGTCATCCAGGCTGCTGAAGTTGAGACCGTGTCGAGCCGCGATTTCATCCGCATCCTCGACCTGCTTGAACACCCGCCCAAACCGAACGCGAAACTACGCGCTGCGATCTCTGCTCTACCGGATGCCCTGTGA
- a CDS encoding DUF6030 family protein codes for MPRNRWSLLWPGLLISISLLAGIVVFYRELNHLEDPVGPFENRALNKAPRSSRTAARPDPAAPSPLPPTSMSLQLIEIPKLELASQFLRMWRVSGSNFCGALREAGIEMSEWKAASMRNRSYECYFQRIYERDEVRPLSSTFLKVRGDELGDILEIRAKIIGPTTDAQGRLAPAVLRIFEIIVKQACWRDFEDTLASIQNLQNVEYDRFGSYLSFTREAGGANIFNFVLGLKATSSSQVRTKAYFSTERWLRMPVVFQRASSSGSARARPYQPPALNDVASTRHNPRSSNCG; via the coding sequence ATGCCGAGGAACCGCTGGTCCCTGCTTTGGCCAGGGCTTTTGATATCAATTTCGCTCCTTGCAGGCATCGTCGTTTTTTACCGTGAATTAAATCATCTCGAAGATCCGGTCGGACCCTTCGAAAATCGAGCGCTCAATAAGGCTCCCCGATCATCTCGCACAGCAGCCCGCCCTGATCCGGCGGCTCCTTCTCCACTCCCGCCGACGTCGATGTCGCTGCAGCTGATCGAGATCCCGAAGCTGGAGTTGGCAAGTCAATTTCTGCGGATGTGGCGCGTCTCGGGGTCGAACTTTTGCGGTGCTCTTCGAGAAGCCGGCATCGAGATGAGCGAATGGAAAGCCGCATCGATGCGCAATCGCAGCTATGAATGTTATTTTCAGCGCATCTACGAACGGGACGAGGTGCGTCCACTCAGCTCGACCTTCCTTAAGGTTCGTGGAGATGAATTGGGCGATATTCTTGAGATCCGCGCCAAGATCATTGGGCCGACGACCGACGCTCAGGGGCGTCTCGCCCCAGCCGTCCTGCGCATTTTCGAGATCATTGTGAAGCAGGCGTGCTGGCGTGATTTCGAGGATACTCTTGCCTCGATCCAAAACCTTCAAAACGTTGAATACGACCGATTCGGCTCCTATCTCAGCTTCACGCGCGAAGCCGGCGGCGCAAATATCTTTAATTTTGTTCTTGGTCTTAAGGCGACATCAAGTTCGCAGGTGAGGACTAAGGCGTATTTTTCGACCGAGCGCTGGCTCCGAATGCCCGTCGTGTTCCAGCGAGCTTCATCCTCAGGGAGCGCTCGGGCACGTCCATATCAGCCACCTGCGCTCAATGACGTCGCTAGCACCCGTCACAATCCAAGATCAAGCAACTGTGGCTGA
- a CDS encoding ribonuclease activity regulator RraA → MTALDPSVYEKLLRTNSASLSTLLLKRGLKNTAVRGVRPLASAGRPMIGPAVTVRYIPAREDIDGSTYSSDPSNQQRKAIDTISEGHVLVFDCRSLAEVAGIGAMLARRLVYRGAAGLVLDGGVRDTADVAQLGLPTYCMGPAAPANLVAHHASDMNQPIACGGVAVYPDDIIFGDSEAVIVIPREYVDDIAEEAVAMEEQEEFLKLEIESGKSTLGVYPPNKETLERYEAWRQARHMTA, encoded by the coding sequence ATGACGGCTTTGGACCCATCGGTTTACGAAAAGCTTTTGCGGACGAATTCTGCAAGTCTTAGCACTCTGCTGCTGAAGCGTGGCCTGAAGAACACCGCGGTTCGTGGCGTGCGGCCGCTGGCGAGCGCCGGCAGGCCGATGATCGGCCCAGCCGTCACCGTACGCTACATTCCCGCACGGGAAGATATCGACGGTTCGACGTATAGTTCTGATCCATCCAATCAGCAGCGCAAGGCCATCGATACGATCTCCGAGGGCCATGTTCTCGTCTTCGATTGCCGCTCCTTGGCGGAAGTCGCCGGCATCGGCGCCATGCTCGCCCGCCGCCTCGTCTATCGTGGCGCCGCCGGCCTCGTGCTCGACGGCGGCGTCCGCGATACAGCCGACGTCGCGCAGCTGGGGCTCCCGACCTACTGCATGGGACCGGCAGCGCCGGCGAACCTGGTTGCCCACCATGCGTCAGACATGAACCAGCCAATCGCCTGCGGCGGCGTCGCCGTTTATCCCGATGACATCATCTTCGGCGACAGCGAAGCGGTGATCGTTATTCCGCGGGAATATGTCGATGACATTGCCGAAGAAGCTGTTGCGATGGAGGAGCAGGAAGAGTTTCTCAAGCTGGAAATCGAGTCAGGGAAATCGACCTTGGGGGTATACCCGCCCAACAAGGAGACCCTCGAACGTTATGAGGCCTGGCGTCAAGCGCGTCATATGACGGCGTGA
- a CDS encoding IclR family transcriptional regulator, which translates to MIEPKHGSPVVEKTAHLLEAVADAKTGISLAALVDQLGAPRSTVYRILNSLAAHGLVARVNGGASYELGPKFIELARRISPGADRATVIEAARPILTAAADRIFESFRLAAPEGNEMITIFAAASPGDYSLFIKVGSRSRKHVGAAGKLALAYSDYGDIEAYCSGGLESKTPYTITDPEALKEALVEIRRNGCAEDNQESNLGLRAFAAPVFDSEGRLVATISVPFIGEATPDRARAIKREVVDGAAILTKVINGKQP; encoded by the coding sequence ATGATTGAACCAAAACACGGATCACCCGTCGTTGAAAAGACCGCCCACCTGCTTGAGGCCGTTGCCGATGCGAAGACGGGAATTTCCCTGGCCGCGCTGGTGGATCAGCTGGGAGCTCCGCGTTCGACCGTCTATCGGATCCTCAATTCATTGGCCGCGCACGGCCTCGTGGCACGGGTGAATGGTGGGGCTTCCTATGAGTTGGGGCCAAAATTCATCGAGCTTGCGCGGCGCATCTCGCCCGGCGCCGACAGGGCAACGGTGATCGAAGCGGCAAGGCCGATCCTAACGGCTGCGGCCGACCGCATTTTCGAGTCCTTCAGGTTGGCTGCCCCGGAAGGCAACGAGATGATAACGATATTTGCGGCCGCCAGCCCGGGCGATTATTCGCTTTTCATTAAGGTCGGCAGTCGCTCGCGTAAACATGTCGGCGCCGCCGGCAAGCTCGCCCTTGCCTATTCGGACTACGGTGACATCGAGGCTTACTGCAGCGGCGGGCTGGAGTCGAAGACGCCATATACGATTACCGATCCGGAGGCGCTGAAGGAAGCACTCGTTGAAATTCGGCGCAACGGATGCGCCGAGGACAATCAGGAATCCAACCTTGGCCTCCGGGCTTTTGCCGCGCCCGTCTTCGATTCCGAAGGTCGGCTTGTCGCGACGATCAGCGTCCCATTCATTGGTGAAGCGACGCCGGACAGGGCACGGGCAATCAAGCGCGAGGTTGTGGACGGTGCCGCCATCTTGACAAAGGTGATCAATGGCAAGCAGCCATGA